The following coding sequences are from one Arthrobacter crystallopoietes window:
- a CDS encoding glycerol-3-phosphate dehydrogenase/oxidase, translating to MSSGAMSPENREEALAALRATQDHDRELDILIVGGGVVGAGAALDAVTRGLDVGIVEARDWSSGTSSRSSKLIHGGLRYLEMLDFALVREALQERGLLLQRIAPHLVRPVPFLYPLTKRFVERPYVGAGVALYDALSVASGHGRGVPFHKHLSRHGTLRAAPSLKKDAFVGSIRYYDAQVDDARLVVNLVRTAAEYGAHAANRLKVINFLREGERVVGARVRNQEDGTEFDIRAKQVVNATGVWTDETQAMVTERGQLKVRASKGIHLVVPRDRFQSTVGLILRTEKSVLFVIPWGRHWIIGTTDTSWDLDKAHPAASSKDIDYLLEHVNQVLSRPLTREDVEGVYAGLRPLLAGENDDTAKLSREHVVAHPVPGLVVVAGGKYTTYRVMARDAVDEAARALDERVPPSCTEIVPLLGASGFKAKWNKRSRMADRAGIHVARVEHLLNRYGSMTDEVLDIITGSPELAEPLPGADDYLQAEIVYATTHEGARHIDDVLTRRTRISIEAWDRGVSAAPVVAALMAPLLNWSGEQEAREVKHYLARVEAERLSQEQPDDITADSARMGVDDIVPLS from the coding sequence ATGAGTTCCGGAGCCATGAGTCCTGAAAACCGTGAGGAGGCCCTGGCCGCCCTGCGGGCCACGCAGGACCACGACCGGGAGCTGGACATACTGATTGTCGGCGGGGGAGTGGTCGGCGCCGGCGCTGCGCTGGACGCCGTCACCCGCGGCCTCGATGTCGGCATTGTGGAGGCCCGGGACTGGTCCTCCGGCACGTCCTCCCGGTCCTCCAAGCTCATCCACGGCGGGCTTCGCTACCTGGAGATGCTGGACTTTGCCTTGGTCCGTGAAGCCCTCCAGGAACGCGGCCTGCTGCTGCAGCGCATCGCGCCGCACCTGGTCCGCCCGGTTCCTTTCCTCTATCCGCTGACCAAACGGTTCGTCGAGCGCCCCTACGTTGGTGCCGGCGTCGCGCTGTACGACGCGCTGTCGGTGGCCAGCGGCCACGGCCGCGGGGTGCCCTTCCACAAGCACCTGTCGCGGCACGGCACCCTGCGGGCGGCGCCGAGCCTGAAGAAGGATGCCTTCGTTGGTTCCATCCGTTATTACGACGCGCAGGTCGACGATGCGCGGTTGGTGGTCAACCTTGTCCGGACGGCTGCGGAGTACGGGGCGCATGCCGCCAACCGGCTGAAGGTCATCAACTTCCTGCGCGAGGGCGAACGTGTGGTCGGCGCGCGCGTCCGCAACCAGGAAGACGGCACCGAGTTCGACATCCGGGCCAAACAGGTGGTCAACGCCACAGGGGTCTGGACCGATGAGACCCAGGCCATGGTCACCGAGCGCGGCCAGCTGAAAGTGCGGGCCTCGAAGGGCATCCACCTGGTGGTGCCCCGGGACCGCTTCCAGTCCACCGTGGGGCTGATCCTGCGGACCGAAAAGTCGGTGCTGTTCGTCATCCCGTGGGGCCGGCATTGGATCATCGGCACCACGGATACCAGCTGGGACCTGGACAAGGCCCACCCCGCGGCGTCGTCGAAGGACATCGACTATCTGCTCGAGCACGTCAACCAGGTGCTCAGCCGCCCGCTGACCCGCGAGGATGTGGAGGGCGTTTACGCCGGACTCCGGCCGCTGCTGGCGGGCGAGAACGACGACACGGCCAAGCTCTCGCGCGAACACGTGGTCGCGCATCCCGTTCCCGGGCTGGTGGTGGTGGCGGGCGGCAAGTACACCACGTATCGGGTCATGGCCAGGGATGCGGTGGACGAAGCAGCGCGTGCCCTGGACGAGCGCGTGCCGCCGAGCTGCACCGAGATTGTTCCGCTGCTCGGAGCCTCCGGGTTCAAGGCGAAGTGGAACAAGCGCAGCCGCATGGCCGACCGTGCGGGAATCCATGTGGCCCGGGTGGAGCACCTGCTCAACCGGTACGGGTCCATGACGGATGAAGTGCTGGACATCATCACCGGCAGCCCCGAGCTGGCCGAGCCGCTGCCGGGCGCGGACGACTATCTGCAGGCCGAAATCGTCTACGCCACCACGCATGAGGGCGCCCGCCATATCGACGACGTACTCACCCGGCGTACCCGGATCTCCATCGAGGCCTGGGACCGCGGTGTCTCAGCCGCCCCCGTGGTAGCGGCCCTCATGGCGCCGCTGCTGAACTGGAGCGGCGAGCAGGAAGCGCGGGAAGTCAAGCACTACCTTGCGCGGGTGGAAGCCGAACGGCTCAGCCAGGAACAGCCTGACGATATCACCGCCGACAGCGCGCGCATGGGTGTGGACGACATTGTTCCACTCAGCTGA
- a CDS encoding GuaB3 family IMP dehydrogenase-related protein, which produces MTYEIEIGRGKRGRRAYSLDDVAIVPSRRTRDPKDVSVSWQIDAYQFDMPVIAAPMDSVMSPATAIAVGRLGGLGVLNLEGLWTRYEDPEPMLDEITALSEESFSPAATKRMQEIYEAPIQADLITSRLAEIREAGVTVAGSLTPQRTQEFYKTVLAAGVDIFVIRGTTVSAEHVSREHEPLNLKQFIYELDVPVIVGGAAGYTPALHLMRTGAAGVLVGFGGGATTTTRRALGIHSPLASAISDVAAARRDYMDESGGRYVHVIADGGLGTSGDIVKAIAMGADAVMLGAALARAEEAPGRGWHWGQEAHHNELPRGDRVKIGTVGPLAEVLHGPSHHTNGTSNLVGALRRSMATTGYSDLKEFQRCEVVLSPYISNE; this is translated from the coding sequence GTGACTTACGAGATTGAGATTGGCCGTGGCAAGCGTGGGCGCAGAGCCTACTCCCTGGATGACGTAGCGATTGTTCCCTCGAGGCGCACGCGTGACCCCAAGGATGTCTCCGTCAGCTGGCAGATCGATGCCTACCAGTTCGACATGCCGGTGATCGCCGCCCCGATGGACTCGGTCATGTCCCCGGCGACGGCGATCGCGGTCGGCAGGCTCGGCGGCCTGGGGGTGCTCAACCTCGAAGGTTTGTGGACCCGCTATGAAGACCCGGAGCCGATGCTCGACGAGATCACCGCACTGAGCGAGGAGAGCTTCAGCCCCGCCGCCACCAAGCGGATGCAGGAAATCTACGAGGCTCCGATCCAGGCCGACCTGATCACCTCCCGTCTGGCCGAAATCCGCGAAGCCGGTGTCACCGTGGCCGGTTCCCTGACGCCGCAGCGCACCCAGGAGTTCTACAAGACCGTGCTCGCCGCCGGCGTGGACATTTTTGTGATCCGCGGCACCACGGTTTCTGCCGAGCACGTTTCCCGCGAGCACGAGCCGCTGAACCTCAAGCAGTTCATCTACGAACTGGACGTCCCCGTGATCGTCGGCGGCGCCGCGGGCTACACCCCCGCCCTGCACCTGATGCGCACCGGTGCTGCCGGCGTGCTGGTCGGCTTCGGCGGCGGCGCAACAACGACGACGCGGCGCGCGCTGGGCATCCATTCGCCCCTCGCCTCGGCGATCTCCGACGTGGCCGCAGCACGCCGCGACTACATGGACGAGTCCGGCGGCCGGTACGTCCACGTGATTGCCGACGGCGGACTGGGCACCAGCGGGGACATCGTCAAGGCCATCGCCATGGGCGCCGACGCCGTCATGCTCGGCGCCGCCCTGGCACGCGCCGAGGAAGCTCCGGGCCGCGGCTGGCATTGGGGCCAGGAAGCCCACCACAACGAATTGCCGCGCGGGGACCGGGTCAAGATCGGCACGGTGGGTCCGCTGGCCGAGGTGCTCCACGGGCCTTCACACCACACCAACGGCACGTCCAACCTGGTGGGCGCGCTGCGCCGGTCCATGGCCACTACCGGCTATTCGGACCTGAAGGAGTTCCAGCGGTGCGAGGTAGTCCTCTCGCCGTACATATCAAACGAGTGA
- a CDS encoding BtrH N-terminal domain-containing protein, whose amino-acid sequence MVQQKHFKSRVRERMQKTGESYTSARLQLLKALPAEPSVPGLLPGYPLASPLAQRDAGLWQRVLAQAGVENPATGTPFTEAMLSGLAGGIGFMVFTFEYEQITTATIVTRFHPGPYVGNLINRSGALVEEKSTTSTNAAQVNLDAALDAGRAVVVKVTQGALPWYHSDALEHSDSVDVVVAGKVNGEYLIDDGGLQLRGATAAELAGARGKRKKDKHWQASVVDPGETTVEQLRRSVLESVAETAGVLLGTVPPAGIPAPVAKNFGLVGMQTWTGRLCDTRTKKGWPAMFADEQRLRFGLERIKECLAGTAWGGPAALRPLYARFLAEAAALDGLDRLRQPAQLYAAVGERWQQLADAVDPQCPAEQRTAHFAALADRMEDIQAAEEAAANSLSG is encoded by the coding sequence ATGGTCCAGCAAAAGCACTTCAAGTCCCGGGTCCGCGAACGCATGCAGAAGACGGGCGAGAGTTACACGTCAGCCCGCCTGCAGCTGCTCAAGGCGCTGCCGGCGGAGCCGTCCGTGCCGGGCCTGCTGCCCGGTTACCCGCTCGCCAGCCCGCTGGCGCAGCGCGACGCAGGGCTGTGGCAGCGCGTCCTGGCCCAGGCCGGGGTCGAAAATCCGGCCACTGGCACTCCCTTTACCGAAGCGATGCTCTCCGGACTGGCCGGTGGCATCGGTTTCATGGTGTTCACCTTCGAATACGAACAAATCACGACGGCGACGATTGTCACCCGCTTCCATCCCGGCCCCTACGTGGGCAACCTGATCAACCGCAGCGGCGCCCTTGTGGAGGAGAAGTCCACCACCAGCACCAACGCAGCCCAGGTCAATCTGGACGCCGCGCTGGACGCGGGCCGCGCCGTCGTCGTCAAAGTCACCCAGGGCGCCTTGCCCTGGTACCACTCGGATGCCCTGGAGCACAGCGACTCCGTGGATGTGGTGGTGGCCGGCAAGGTCAACGGCGAGTACCTGATTGACGACGGCGGCTTGCAGCTGCGTGGCGCTACGGCGGCGGAGCTGGCGGGCGCGCGTGGCAAACGCAAGAAGGACAAGCACTGGCAGGCCTCGGTGGTCGATCCCGGCGAAACCACCGTGGAGCAGCTGCGCCGGAGCGTACTGGAATCGGTGGCGGAAACGGCCGGCGTGCTGCTGGGAACGGTACCGCCGGCCGGAATCCCCGCACCTGTCGCGAAGAATTTCGGGCTGGTCGGGATGCAGACCTGGACCGGCCGGCTGTGCGATACCAGGACCAAGAAAGGCTGGCCGGCGATGTTCGCCGACGAGCAGCGGCTGCGGTTCGGGCTGGAACGGATCAAGGAGTGCCTGGCGGGAACCGCCTGGGGAGGGCCGGCGGCGCTTCGGCCGCTCTACGCACGGTTCCTGGCCGAGGCGGCCGCGCTGGACGGCCTGGACCGGCTGCGGCAGCCCGCGCAGCTGTACGCGGCCGTCGGCGAGCGGTGGCAGCAGCTGGCCGACGCCGTCGATCCGCAATGCCCTGCAGAACAGCGGACCGCGCACTTCGCCGCTCTGGCCGACCGGATGGAGGACATCCAGGCGGCGGAGGAGGCCGCGGCAAACTCCCTGTCCGGGTAA